The following are encoded together in the Ovis aries strain OAR_USU_Benz2616 breed Rambouillet chromosome X, ARS-UI_Ramb_v3.0, whole genome shotgun sequence genome:
- the CNGA2 gene encoding cyclic nucleotide-gated olfactory channel has translation MTEKANGVKNSPANNHNHHAPPAIKANGKDDHRASSRPQSAADDDTSSELQRLAEMDAPQQRRGGFRRIARLVGVLREWANRNFREEEPRPDSFLERFRGPELHTVITQQGDGKGDKDGEGKGTKKKFEFFVLDPAGDWYYRWLFLIALPVLYNWCLLVARACFSDLQKGYYIVWLVLDYVSDVVYIADLFIRLRTGFLEQGLLVKDTKKLRDNYIHTMQFKLDVASIIPTDLIYFAVGIHNPEVRFNRLLHFARMFEFFDRTETRTSYPNIFRISNLILYILVIIHWNACIYYAISKSIGFGVDTWVYPNITDPEYGYLSREYIYCLYWSTLTLTTIGETPPPVKDEEYLFVIFDFLIGVLIFATIVGNVGSMISNMNATRAEFQAKIDAVKHYMQFRKVSKEMEAKVIRWFDYLWTNKKSVDEREVLKNLPAKLRAEIAINVHLSTLKKVRIFQDCEAGLLVELVLKLRPQVFSPGDYICRKGDIGKEMYIIKEGKLAVVADDGVTQYALLSAGSCFGEISILNIKGSKMGNRRTANIRSLGYSDLFCLSKDDLMEAVTEYPDAKRVLEERGREILMKEGLLDENEVAASMEVDVQEKLEQLETNMDTLYTRFARLLAEYTGAQQKLKQRITVLEIKMKQNNEDDYLSDGLNSPEPPAEKP, from the exons ATGACAGAAAAAGCCAATGGCGTGAAGAACTCCCCAGCCAATAACCACAACCACCATGCCCCTCCTGCCATCAAGGCCAATGGCAAAGATGACCACAGGGCCAGCAGCCG GCCACAGTCTGCCGCCGATGATGACACCTCCTCAGAGCTACAGCGACTGGCAGAGATGGACGCCCCCCAGCAGAGGAGGGGTGGCTTCCGCAG GATTGCACGCCTGGTGGGGGTCCTCAGAGAGTGGGCTAACAGGAACTTCCGTGAGGAGGAGCCTAGACCTGACTCATTCCTTGAGCGTTTCCGGGGGCCTGAGCTCCACACCGTGATAACACAGCAAGGGGACGGCAAAGGCGACAAGGACGGCGAGGGAAAGGGCACCAA GAAGAAGTTTGAATTCTTTGTATTGGACCCAGCCGGGGACTGGTACTACCGCTGGCTTTTTCTCATTGCCTTGCCCGTCCTCTACAACTGGTGCCTATTGGTGGCCAG AGCCTGCTTCAGTGACCTGCAGAAAGGTTACTACATAGTGTGGCTTGTGCTGGATTATGTCTCAGATGTGGTCTACATCGCAGACCTCTTCATCCGACTGCGCACAG GTTTCTTGGAGCAGGGGCTACTGGTGAAAGATACCAAGAAGTTGCGGGACAACTACATCCACACCATGCAGTTCAAGCTGGATGTGGCCTCCATCATCCCTACAGACCTGATCTATTTTGCTGTGGGGATCCACAACCCTGAGGTGCGCTTCAACCGCCTGCTACACTTTGCCCGCATGTTTGAGTTCTTTGATCGCACTGAGACACGCACTAGCTACCCCAACATCTTCCGAATCAGCAACCTGATCCTCTACATCTTGGTCATCATCCACTGGAATGCCTGCATCTACTATGCCATCTCCAAGTCCATCGGCTTTGGGGTAGACACCTGGGTTTACCCCAACATCACTGACCCTGAGTATGGCTACCTGTCTAGGGAGTACATCTATTGCCTTTACTGGTCTACACTGACCCTCACCACCATTGGGGAGACACCACCCCCTGTAAAGGATGAGGAGTACCTGTttgtcatctttgacttcttgATTGGTGTCCTCATCTTTGCCACCATCGTGGGAAATGTGGGCTCCATGATCTCCAACATGAATGCCACCCGGGCTGAGTTCCAGGCCAAGATTGATGCCGTCAAACATTATATGCAGTTCCGAAAGGTCAGCAAGGAGATGGAAGCCAAGGTCATTAGGTGGTTTGACTACTTGTGGACCAATAAGAAGAGTGTGGATGAGCGGGAAGTCCTCAAAAACCTGCCAGCCAAGCTTAGGGCTGAGATAGCTATCAACGTCCACCTGTCCACACTCAAGAAAGTGCGCATCTTTCAGGACTGTGAGGCTGGCCTGCTGGTGGAACTGGTATTAAAGCTCCGGCCTCAGGTCTTCAGCCCTGGGGACTACATTTGCCGCAAGGGGGATATTGGGAAGGAGATGTACATAATCAAGGAGGGAAAATTGGCAGTGGTGGCTGATGATGGTGTCACTCAGTATGCCCTGCTCTCGGCTGGGAGTTGCTTTGGAGAGATCAGTATCCTTAATATTAAGGGCAGCAAAATGGGCAATCGGCGCACAGCCAACATCCGCAGTCTTGGCTACTCTGATCTGTTCTGCTTGTCCAAGGATGATCTTATGGAAGCTGTGACTGAGTACCCTGATGCCAAGAGGGTCTTGGAGGAGAGAGGCCGGGAGATTCTGATGAAGGAGGGCTTGTTGGATGAGAATGAGGTGGCAGCCAGCATGGAAGTAGATGTGCAGGAAAAGCTAGAACAGCTGGAGACCAACATGGACACCTTGTACACTCGTTTTGCCCGCCTGCTGGCCGAGTACACGGGAGCCCAGCAGAAGCTCAAGCAGCGCATCACAGTTTTGGAAATCAAGATGAAGCAGAATAATGAGGATGACTACCTGTCAGATGGGCTGAACAGCCCGGAGCCACCTGCTGAGAAGCCATAA